One Paenibacillus sp. SYP-B4298 genomic window, GTAGCGGCACAATCGCTGGGGCAATGTTAGAATACGCTTTCAAGATGTCTAATTCTATACGGCTGCCTTGCAATCGGTCTTATCGGAGAGACTGCGAGGCCAGCCGGAGAAGCTATAGGCTGCGCAGCTTGCATCGGAGCTGCTACCATCGCCTGCGTGATTCATTGATTACGATTATAACATAGCCCAGTTCCAGACGGCTAGCGTGTGTTTATGCACTTCTCTCTATGAAGCCTTCCTTTACGCGGAGGTTATTTTTTGATACGCTTTCAATAGCGGCTATCTGGCAAGAGAGGAGCGGTATCGTGGAGCATCTAAAAATTATACACGAGCTGAATCTACCATCCCCGCAGGGCGATCTGGTCATCGAGGGCCCGGTGCCCCCGGAGCAATTGGAGCACTATGAGATGCATCCTGATTTGGATGCGTTCAGGCGGCCGAAGGAGCAGCACGCGGCTTTGGTGGAGATTGCGGCGCTGCCGGAGGGACGGATTATCCTTGCAAGGAACGGGCAACTGATCGTCGGGTATGTCACCTTTCACTACCCGGATGAGATGGAGCGTTGGTCTGAAGGCGGTATGGTGGATCTGGTAGAGCTCGGCGCGATCGAGGTAGCCAATGATTACCGTGGGATTGGCCTCGGCAAGCGGATGATCCAGACGGCGTTCGCAGGCGGACAGCTTGAAAATATGATCGTGTTCACGACCGAGTACTATTGGCACTGGGATCTGGAGGGCAGCGGCCTCAACGTATGGGAATACCGCGCGATGATGGAGAAGCTGATGAAATCGGTGGATATGGTCTGGTTCGCCACAGACGATCCCGAAATTTGCTCGCATCC contains:
- a CDS encoding GNAT family N-acetyltransferase, translating into MEHLKIIHELNLPSPQGDLVIEGPVPPEQLEHYEMHPDLDAFRRPKEQHAALVEIAALPEGRIILARNGQLIVGYVTFHYPDEMERWSEGGMVDLVELGAIEVANDYRGIGLGKRMIQTAFAGGQLENMIVFTTEYYWHWDLEGSGLNVWEYRAMMEKLMKSVDMVWFATDDPEICSHPANCLMVRVGSQVPLASIEQFDRVRFKQRFMY